A window of Rhizoctonia solani chromosome 5, complete sequence genomic DNA:
CAAGCTACTTCCTCGGACTTTCAAGATGTGCTCAATCTACCTTCGCCTGAAATTCTCTTTGGTGACCAGGACTCTCATGTTACTCTAGCCGCGTGCGGATACGGCGAGGCTGCATTCGAAGACACAGTGGAGAAGCGTGGATATTTCTCCAGCGCACTACTCAAGCTACTACGAAGCGTTCAGATAGACAGTTTATCATATAGAAGATGTATACAACGACTACCACAACTTCTCACGAGACAGTGAGTATTGATAGGTCATTCGTAGTCATGTGCTTATTTCAATCCCAGACCTCAGAATCCAGTCTGCGAGGGTAAACATGCAGATCGGATGTTCTTCAACGCGAGGGTTCAAGGCCCCAGCGCATGCTATATTCCCATCAAGCCGGATGCCGACGGGCTGTACCTCCAGGCTGGTCTTGTCCATGGCATCACTCCTGGCGCTACCTATGACATCCATGCGAGCGACGTACCCGATCCATCGGACCCACCTCTTGCCACTCTCGAGGTCCACTCGGTGGAGCCGTTCGTATCACACCTCAAGGGTACCGACGTACCCAACCTCCCTACCGTCTGCTACGGTCGCCAAGCAGACTATGGCCCTAGCCGAACGCTAGATATACACATCACTCAAGAGTTCGCCGATGAAGCTGTGCCTAGCGATGTTTGGGCCCGTCTATTCAGGGGTAGTCTCCATGAACTCGTAGTGAGACCCGTGGAGCCAGAACTGGCCTCGGTAATCGTGTCTGTCAACTCGAAGAAAGAAACAACGTTTACGCTCAAAAACCCAGTCTTAGTAGAGCATCGGATTGAGACATTACCTAGTCCCGACTATCCTACTATCCCTCCCGAGGCTGAACGGGTGATCCCAGTTTTGACATCCCTCTCTCAGTGGGACTGGCATCTTCGTCACACACCCGATGTCCGACCCTTCCATAAAATGATTGACATCGAGTTCTATCAGCTTCAAATGACCGGCGAGTATACAGACGAAGGGAATCCTGTGCTCGTGCCCGAGGGTAACAACCTGAACGCTGATGGCGTAGCAGATATTATAGCCAACTTGGAGAATTACTATGGATTCAAGGTCGTCAACAGGTCGAGGGAGAACCTTTACGTATCCATGGTCGATTTTTCTGGCCAGTGTCCATCTATTAGTGGGTATAGTCAGTTTCCCTAGCCACTCACAAAGCTGACCCTCCCCTCCTATTTAGGGGAACATCCAGTTGCAGACACTCCCAACCCTACGATTCCCGCAAATGCCTCTTTGACGATTGGATATGGCTCCGGTGAACAAATGCCTCTTATGTTCGCACTCAACGATGATCAAGACATTGATGTGAACTTTTTCAAATTTTTCGTTTCGTCCCATCCTATCAATTCTGGATTATTGGAACAAGGGAGTCCGTTTGGTGATGAGCGTTGCGACCCCCCGGAGAGCAAAATGAAGGAGCTTTTCGAGAAGGATGCGTTGTGGGACGCGTTGACGATATCAGTTGTTCAAAGGGCGCACCCCAAAGAAGAAGATCCTGTTCGCATTCCACCACCCGATAGCACAACCACTGAACCGCCTGCTGAGCCTGAGCCCACTACCGAGCCCACTACCGAGCCCACACCGGCACCTGCCCCCGATCCCGATCCTGCAGCCGGTCCCGGTACTGGGATACCTTTTACAGGTAGATCCGAGGAGCCACTTCAAGTTCAGGCTCGTTCAGCGGCTGTGGTAAACGGTGCTTGGTTCCGTACACCCGCCCTTACCAAGGAACTCATCGCTTCGATTCGCGGCATGATGCTGCGCACGTTCTCCAAGCAGCAAGTTCCTGCGGGGGCCACCGAAACCGAGGTATGTTCATCACTCTTTTGCTACCGCTAGATATCACACACTGAGACTGAGAATACGACAGCAAACTGGAGCGTACTACGAGATATCAGTGATTGGCAACGACGACCTGCCAAAGCTTTTGTCCGACGAAACAGAGATGATCTACCGCTCTCACTCGGCTCCTTCAGACTCCGAATATAAATGGGAGAATGGGGTCGCGTTTGACGAGAGTCATGAGCTGTGGAGTAAGCTGGAGCCGGGGGACTGTTTCGAAGTGATGGTTGTGGCGCGGGGCAGAGGATGGGTGAATGATGCGGACCGAGGACACTTAGTTTTCTGGTAAATTGTTAATGTGTATTTCCTGTTTGTATTATTATAAAAATTGAATTGCCCGAAGGGAACTAGATTTCATTGAGCAGGCCAAAAGACGGCTCAGATAAAACTAGGGCATATGCGTGGACTCTATTCATATACGCTATTATCAACTTCGTGCGTATATTTATGTGAATGTCAAACAGTCTTTCTAGAAACATAAATAATGCTCACGATCATGAATTAATAAGCAATTGTTGGTATTTGTTCTACTCGAAGCTGTACATATGGAGTTCCAGAcaaagcaaagcaaagcaaagcaaaacaaaacaaaacaaaacaaaacaaaaggATTCAAGGCCGGATCGTTGCATATGGTCGAAAGTCCTATAATTCGAACCTAACCGAGTAAGAAATGAGGATGGCACACCATATTCTCGAACTCTCACGACGAAAACACAATGGCGGTGAGTTCTGGTTGGTTGGTTATAACTGGGGTGCGTGGCGGCTTCAATCACTTGTGGAAGCGTTGGCCCGCAGTCACTCTCATTTAACAATATATACTGAGCCTAGaacttcttgcttccaagaCCTGCTCATGTATGCGCGCATGTCTACACGTGCAGCCTGCCGCTACGGTGCCGAGTGCAATCGGCAGACGGGGGGGGGGAGACGCCCGAGCCGGAGTCTTCGAGACGTGAGTACGACCCACGGGCCGGGTAGGCTATCTGCGCTCAGCAAACGCGATGCGAGAGACAGAGTGTGCAAAGAAAGACAACCAGCGCGCTGCTCGATTCCTCCGTTGGCCGGACTTAGTCGTTGTTCGCAATCGCTCGATGGATCAGCGACCACGTGATCTCGAAAGCACACGGCACCCGACAACATTGGTGCGTGGCCTACGAGGAATAAGAATGGCATGGCGCGTCCCCGTATTTATCTAGAGAAGAGTAGCGTGTGGTGTTTTCAAAGTTAAATAAAGTACCAGTGCCCATAGACTGGGTCATCCAAATACTGTTCCCTGGCTGATGTTCTTACATATTCGTTCTAACCCGGTACGCATATTCGCTTACATCTCAAAGTATATTCACCAAAATTCTCGAATTATCGGGTGGAAATCATACCACTCTATTATGTAACAGTTTTACTAGTGACATCAGCTCGTAGTACCGATATAAATGCGCATATGTATTGACCTGCGCTTTTATTAATCAATTTTGATCCCGGCTTTGCCAAAATGCGAACCTTCCAGCTGGTAGTCTGGCGCCTCCGCCAACTACATTCAACTAAACACTCGGTCAATGGCTGGCTTGATCTTCTGTTCCGTCATGAACTGGCCCAACCGCTCGCCTCCTACCAATACTCCAGACATCTGAGCGGAACGATCATTTAGGCAGAAGATAATGACTGGCCACAGAGCTTGACTTGCCGTTATTTCTTCCAAAAACGGTTTCAGCACTGCATCCCGGATCGTTCCGCCTCCTAGGCCACCCTGTTCGACGACCTTAATCACATACACGAAGCCTTCATGCTTGGCGGAGTTCAGATATTGCATAAGCGCACTTTGCCCACCTGGGTGGATCGCACTTATCAGTAGATGTAACATAGGGACTATTTCATTTCAACTCACCGACTGTGAGCATTTGCTTGGCTCCTTTAACTCCCGTCGGCTTTATCACTTGTTTCTTCCATTCAGGAACCTCCCGATAGTTAATGACCTCATCCATTACCAGAGCCTTATACCTGGCTTCTTCTCCTTTGCTTGAACTCAGGACAATGGCTCGCGCCCCTGAGGCTTTTGCAAGCTGCGGACCAAAAACGGAGACTCCGCTACTGAGTATCAGTACGGTTGAGTCCTTAGTAATGGGAAATTTCTCAAAGAATGattgccatgaggtcatcgcCGTGCACAAGATGGATGGTGGGTGTTTCTTAGTACGAGAGATGGAACGGGATAGGGTGATTTCGAATCGAGTACCCTATGTATACCATTGCGTGATTATAGGTACGTTATTTATTATTCTATCAGCACAATACGCCCGTACTGAGTAAGGCAACCCACGGTGCCGTCACCAACCGTCAAGGGAATGTACTTAATTGATCAGTGCGCATTATCATGTCGCTTTCTATAGTGCTTATCATATCTTGATCTTTCATGTTGATGCGATCATGGCAAATCAACGAGCAGATAGTTCGCAAATGTATAGTTGGCTACGTTATAATTCATAAGTGGTTGTGTGTATTCATCGTTGGCCTCACTAGCTGGATATACGACCTTGTAAGAGAATTTCACGCTTTTATGTATAGTATGAGTGCAGGTTAGTTGCTCTTTCAATTCGGGCCATCGTCGATCGAACAACGGGAACGATGGGCGATAAGGAGATGGCGAGGCGCAATCCCACAATCGATGACCGGCGATGACGGATCGCGAACTTAACAGGAGGCCTCATATTGTCCCGGTTTCTTACGTGTTCTCTTCTCACCACTCCGTCTCTCGCCTAAATCGTCTCGTGTCTCTCTGGCACATGTATTCTTAGATTTCGAAGATCGGATCTTAGATAGCAAACCAATATATATAGGGCGGACTATCAACCAGGCTCACATTGTTGCTCTAGATTGATTTATATTAATTAACTTAAATACTTGGTCGATTGTTTTTTTAGAGCGTGGTTATTTGCTTGAATTACATTTTTTGCCTAACTCTTTACCCACTCCTCTATTCGAGTTCGCTGGCGCCGAGTCCCCCTTCTAAAACGATCGATGTGAGGACGGATTCGATATCCGCCCAATCTAATATTGCGTAAGTGATATTTACTTAGGATAATTGCATACAACTCACCTTCCTCTGTTGCGGGCTTGGACCCAAAGATCCACTCGGTCCAAGCCGAGCGGAACTGGTCGTTGGTCCAGTGATCCCGTATATCTGCGTTGGTCCAGCCGCGAAGGGCCAACCGACGCTCGGTCCTATATCAAAGTAAGTATAATTTTACTCAATTAATTGTAGTTGACTTACTCTAATTGACGGAGGTGTGCCCCGTCGATTAACTCGCATGCCTGTGCGAGTTTTGGCCAAAATCCGTTAGCCTAGGAAGATGGTAAGCAAGTCAACATAATACACCAACCTTTAAGCTGGAACTCACCTCGGTGTATGTTGTTGATTTGCTTGCAGGACTGTTCATGCAAGGAGCTTTG
This region includes:
- a CDS encoding ICE-like protease (caspase) p20 domain protein: MSLASIQKLIDPSGQKWPTVEIITRPTGAKPPLHALVIGINKYKENVHLVGAVPDALAFKSYLTDDLRVPEEQITLLVDEQATRANIIEALQNIGRPDNGISRDDPIVIYYAGHGGQVDPPPDKTANTLPVQCIIPQDTSKESDAVPIPDFTIGALVHCIAQEKGNNITVIFDCCHSTVGSRNIPENVRFVDKADLPKLPSSLDEDIIQATSSDFQDVLNLPSPEILFGDQDSHVTLAACGYGEAAFEDTVEKRGYFSSALLKLLRSVQIDSLSYRRCIQRLPQLLTRQPQNPVCEGKHADRMFFNARVQGPSACYIPIKPDADGLYLQAGLVHGITPGATYDIHASDVPDPSDPPLATLEVHSVEPFVSHLKGTDVPNLPTVCYGRQADYGPSRTLDIHITQEFADEAVPSDVWARLFRGSLHELVVRPVEPELASVIVSVNSKKETTFTLKNPVLVEHRIETLPSPDYPTIPPEAERVIPVLTSLSQWDWHLRHTPDVRPFHKMIDIEFYQLQMTGEYTDEGNPVLVPEGNNLNADGVADIIANLENYYGFKVVNRSRENLYVSMVDFSGQCPSIREHPVADTPNPTIPANASLTIGYGSGEQMPLMFALNDDQDIDVNFFKFFVSSHPINSGLLEQGSPFGDERCDPPESKMKELFEKDALWDALTISVVQRAHPKEEDPVRIPPPDSTTTEPPAEPEPTTEPTTEPTPAPAPDPDPAAGPGTGIPFTGRSEEPLQVQARSAAVVNGAWFRTPALTKELIASIRGMMLRTFSKQQVPAGATETEQTGAYYEISVIGNDDLPKLLSDETEMIYRSHSAPSDSEYKWENGVAFDESHELWSKLEPGDCFEVMVVARGRGWVNDADRGHLVFW
- a CDS encoding Zinc-binding dehydrogenase; the encoded protein is MTSWQSFFEKFPITKDSTVLILSSGVSVFGPQLAKASGARAIVLSSSKGEEARYKALVMDEVINYREVPEWKKQVIKPTGVKGAKQMLTVGGQSALMQYLNSAKHEGFVYVIKVVEQGGLGGGTIRDAVLKPFLEEITASQALWPVIIFCLNDRSAQMSGVLVGGERLGQFMTEQKIKPAIDRVFS